From a single Brassica rapa cultivar Chiifu-401-42 chromosome A01, CAAS_Brap_v3.01, whole genome shotgun sequence genomic region:
- the LOC103836115 gene encoding uncharacterized protein LOC103836115 has translation MWYIYMLERWVESPPPNYLQTAKVWVRLYNLPVNYLTLKTIDAVADGIGHVKVIEFDPEKPLLNDYIRVQVVLDLNLPVRDKKSVTLPGGRIEYVDVGYERIRKKCFHCLRLSHEKQKCPLLQGSRNKAKGIASHQYGSDIGTSGVRQHHNNLADKIMPLLAPSIPPGFEPHASLVAPEVFEQMRLYMNCSDPEERIIREAKMKKTLNELSQDPIAQRSCLRLESAPKVAPLTSEGRGRIFDFSRVQSDQILDGAESSSKGTDIHKRQRSKDPTERHQRNEVVETNGLMTSSSHRQDSVFNRTSDQFGTAPANLDDPKVLSKSPTLSGGFTVGVGDVQRGERGSRSKSSHKSKTSWTRRNQNKRRVSSAEHFENRLAREDAAGKRKADEEGEVSSKMSRHNKGLMVHQKPSNPQ, from the coding sequence ATGTGGTATATATACATGCTGGAACGATGGGTAGAATCTCCTCCTCCAAATTACCTCCAAACAGCTAAAGTGTGGGTGCGTCTCTACAACCTTCCAGTCAACTACCTCACTTTGAAGACGATTGATGCAGTTGCAGATGGTATAGGCCATGTCAAGGTGATTGAGTTCGACCCTGAAAAACCGTTACTGAATGACTATATCAGGGTCCAAGTTGTTTTGGACCTAAATCTACCGGTTCGAGACAAAAAATCTGTGACGCTACCTGGAGGCAGAATTGAATATGTGGATGTTGGTTATGAACGTATCAGGAAGAAGTGTTTCCACTGCCTTAGGCTGTCGCATGAGAAACAAAAATGTCCCCTTCTCCAAGGTTCCCGGAATAAGGCTAAGGGCATTGCTAGTCATCAGTATGGCTCGGATATTGGGACTTCAGGAGTTAGGCAGCATCATAACAATCTGGCTGACAAGATCATGCCTCTTCTAGCTCCATCCATACCTCCTGGTTTTGAGCCCCATGCATCCTTAGTTGCTCCGGAGGTTTTTGAGCAGATGAGGCTCTACATGAATTGTTCTGATCCAGAAGAGAGGATTATCAGAGAAGCAAAGATGAAGAAAACTCTCAATGAGTTATCTCAGGACCCCATCGCACAACGATCGTGCTTGCGTCTTGAATCTGCTCCAAAAGTGGCACCGTTAACAAGTGAGGGTAGAGGTAGAATCTTTGATTTCAGCAGAGTCCAGTCAGATCAAATCCTTGATGGTGCAGAATCTTCATCTAAGGGAACTGATATCCACAAACGTCAAAGGTCGAAAGATCCAACAGAAAGACATCAGAGGAATGAGGTAGTAGAAACGAATGGGCTTATGACCTCCAGCAGCCATAGACAAGATTCTGTCTTTAATCGCACAAGCGATCAGTTTGGTACAGCTCCTGCTAATCTTGATGATCCCAAAGTCTTGTCGAAATCCCCGACCTTGTCTGGTGGCTTTACTGTTGGGGTTGGCGATGTTCAGAGAGGAGAACGTGGTAGCAGAAGTAAGAGTTCCCACAAGAGCAAAACTTCGTGGACTAGAAGGaaccaaaacaaaagaagagtTTCTTCAGCGGAACACTTTGAGAATCGCCTCGCCAGGGAGGATGCAGCTGGTAAACGCAAGGCAGATGAAGAAGGGGAAGTTTCCTCAAAAATGTCACGACACAACAAGGGTTTGATGGTTCACCAGAAACCATCCAATCCTCAATGA